In the Leptospiraceae bacterium genome, one interval contains:
- a CDS encoding ABC transporter permease has product MMKLIFSYISGAGYTLILLFKAIFQLKAIFFKRNEIIHQMYIAGVGSFFVVSVVAIFTGMIMGLNTGLGLRDFGAEGQIGVLLTITLTREMSPFMTALILSASVGSAIAAEIGTMKVSEEIDALEVMSIDPVRYLVMPRIVGLSVMVPVLCVYSSILGILGGAAIGHFQLGIEYKIYFDDVVTRIASINGLKDLYIGVLKGFIFGVTVSTIACSHGLRTTNGAIGVGKTTRESVVTSFLMVIFLGYTTTAIFYNN; this is encoded by the coding sequence ATGATGAAATTAATTTTTAGCTATATTTCAGGAGCAGGTTATACGTTAATTCTACTGTTCAAAGCTATTTTTCAGCTTAAAGCTATTTTTTTTAAAAGAAATGAAATAATTCATCAGATGTACATTGCAGGTGTTGGCAGTTTTTTTGTGGTATCGGTTGTCGCGATTTTCACAGGGATGATCATGGGACTAAACACAGGTCTTGGTCTTAGAGACTTTGGTGCAGAAGGTCAAATCGGAGTATTACTTACGATTACTTTGACACGAGAAATGTCGCCTTTTATGACTGCGCTTATTTTGTCTGCCTCTGTAGGCTCTGCCATTGCCGCAGAAATTGGTACGATGAAGGTATCAGAGGAGATTGACGCATTAGAAGTAATGTCGATTGATCCGGTACGTTATCTGGTAATGCCGAGAATTGTGGGATTGTCTGTGATGGTGCCTGTGCTTTGTGTTTACTCTTCGATTTTAGGAATACTCGGAGGTGCGGCAATCGGACATTTTCAATTGGGTATTGAATACAAAATATATTTTGACGATGTAGTTACAAGGATTGCTTCAATAAATGGGTTGAAGGATTTATATATCGGAGTATTGAAAGGTTTTATATTTGGAGTTACTGTTTCAACCATTGCATGTTCTCATGGACTCCGTACGACTAACGGTGCTATAGGTGTAGGGAAAACTACAAGAGAGTCAGTTGTAACTTCTTTTCTTATGGTTATATTTCTTGGTTATACTACTACTGCAATTTTTTATAATAATTAA
- a CDS encoding FAD-dependent oxidoreductase encodes MNLRTTNIEKLQSVKFDVLILGGGINGAVSAAVLSARGAKVALIDKADFAGLTSSSSSNLAWGGIKYMETLEFPLVRKLCMSRNHLIRSYPSTVEEIRFFTTHEKNFRHGLWKLLAGTWLYWLIGNCFTKIPRLLTRKTIQKEEPFVNIDTSNGGFEYSDAYLHDNDARFVFNFIRSSLNYGCIAANYVESLGAQKKSDEYWSIKAKDKISGKQFTISAKILINACGPYLDAHNKLTKESTIHKHVFSKGIHLIVNQITPNKRVLTFFANDGRLFFVIPMGNRTCIGTTDTKLDTPESYVTSEDRKFVLDNINHLLKLPSPLTEKDIIAERCGVRPLVVTTSSNSEGDWMQLSRKHAVESNSTSKHISIFGGKLTDCLNVGEEIYEIVQSMGILFNFPTKKWYGEPSEEIKNEFLHQAKLIGLDEMTSPLSSEVLSKRLWRRYGAQSFALLENIRMDPKMAEILIEGSEYIRCEIEQTAKREMVTKLEDFLRRRSKIDQVVRKEELKKSKGLKEACKILFGIEATSKYNEYFSN; translated from the coding sequence ATGAATCTTAGAACTACAAATATTGAAAAGCTTCAATCTGTAAAATTTGATGTACTAATTTTGGGTGGTGGAATAAATGGTGCAGTCAGTGCGGCTGTTCTTTCGGCAAGAGGAGCAAAAGTTGCTCTGATAGACAAAGCTGATTTTGCCGGACTTACCAGCAGCAGCTCATCCAACCTTGCGTGGGGCGGGATTAAATACATGGAAACTCTCGAATTTCCCTTAGTCAGAAAACTTTGTATGTCGAGAAATCATCTAATCCGAAGTTATCCATCTACCGTAGAAGAAATTCGATTTTTCACTACACATGAGAAAAACTTTCGTCACGGACTTTGGAAACTACTCGCAGGCACTTGGCTTTACTGGCTAATAGGGAATTGCTTTACAAAAATTCCAAGGCTACTCACAAGAAAAACAATTCAAAAAGAAGAGCCTTTCGTCAACATAGATACAAGCAATGGAGGTTTTGAATACTCCGATGCTTATCTTCATGATAACGACGCTCGATTTGTTTTTAATTTTATTCGCTCCTCTTTAAACTATGGTTGTATCGCCGCCAATTATGTTGAATCTCTCGGAGCACAAAAAAAGTCCGATGAATACTGGAGTATTAAAGCTAAAGATAAAATTTCAGGAAAGCAATTTACTATCTCTGCAAAAATTCTAATCAATGCCTGTGGACCATATTTAGATGCACACAATAAACTTACCAAAGAATCCACTATTCACAAACACGTTTTTTCAAAAGGGATTCACCTAATCGTAAACCAGATCACTCCAAATAAAAGAGTGCTAACTTTTTTTGCAAACGATGGAAGATTATTTTTTGTAATTCCAATGGGAAACCGTACTTGCATAGGAACTACAGATACAAAGTTAGATACTCCGGAGTCCTACGTTACATCCGAAGATAGGAAATTTGTATTAGACAATATCAATCACTTGCTAAAACTTCCTTCTCCTTTAACCGAAAAAGATATAATTGCCGAGCGTTGCGGGGTGAGACCTCTCGTAGTTACAACTTCTTCCAACTCTGAAGGAGATTGGATGCAACTATCCAGAAAGCACGCAGTAGAGAGCAATTCTACCTCTAAACATATAAGCATCTTTGGAGGAAAACTCACAGATTGTTTAAACGTAGGTGAAGAAATTTATGAAATCGTCCAATCCATGGGAATCCTTTTTAATTTCCCAACTAAAAAATGGTATGGCGAACCCTCAGAGGAAATCAAAAACGAATTTCTCCACCAAGCAAAATTAATTGGGTTAGATGAGATGACCTCTCCTCTATCTTCAGAAGTGTTAAGCAAACGCCTTTGGAGAAGATACGGTGCTCAATCATTTGCACTATTAGAAAATATTCGTATGGATCCGAAAATGGCCGAAATTTTAATTGAAGGCTCAGAGTATATTCGTTGCGAAATAGAGCAAACAGCAAAAAGAGAAATGGTAACGAAACTCGAAGACTTCCTAAGAAGGCGATCCAAGATAGATCAAGTAGTTAGAAAAGAAGAACTCAAAAAATCGAAAGGATTAAAAGAAGCGTGTAAAATTCTTTTTGGAATCGAAGCAACTTCTAAATACAATGAGTATTTTTCTAATTAA